One Paenibacillus riograndensis SBR5 DNA segment encodes these proteins:
- a CDS encoding response regulator transcription factor, with translation MAKILVVDDDPHIRELVEVFLRAEGMEEVFGASDGIEALRLLEDNGVDLAVIDVMMPNMDGWELCKELRRSYDIPILMLTAKGETSQIVKGFELGTDDYLVKPFEPPVLIARVKALLKRYQISAAQSVNVGGLRMNRKTYEVTADQGSITLPLKEFELLFKLASYPGQTLTRDRLIEEVWGYDFEGNERTLDVHVGRLRDRFPREDYGFAIRTVRGLGYRLEVGK, from the coding sequence ATGGCCAAAATCCTGGTAGTGGACGACGATCCGCACATCCGCGAATTGGTGGAAGTCTTTTTGAGAGCTGAAGGCATGGAGGAGGTATTCGGTGCTTCGGATGGCATCGAGGCGCTGCGGCTGCTTGAGGATAATGGAGTCGACCTTGCAGTCATTGATGTCATGATGCCGAATATGGATGGCTGGGAGCTGTGCAAGGAACTGCGCCGGAGCTATGATATTCCGATTCTGATGCTGACGGCCAAAGGCGAAACCTCGCAGATCGTCAAAGGCTTCGAGCTGGGCACCGACGATTATCTGGTCAAGCCGTTCGAGCCTCCGGTGCTGATCGCCAGGGTCAAAGCCCTGCTGAAGCGGTACCAGATTTCTGCTGCACAGAGCGTCAATGTCGGCGGTTTGCGCATGAACCGCAAAACCTATGAGGTGACTGCAGACCAGGGAAGCATTACGCTGCCGCTGAAGGAGTTTGAGCTGCTGTTCAAACTGGCCAGCTATCCGGGGCAGACGCTGACGCGTGACCGGCTGATTGAAGAGGTCTGGGGATATGATTTTGAAGGAAATGAACGTACGCTGGATGTGCATGTGGGCCGTTTGCGTGACCGTTTTCCCCGGGAGGACTATGGTTTTGCCATCCGTACGGTCCGGGGTCTGGGCTACCGCCTGGAGGTGGGTAAATAG
- a CDS encoding ABC transporter ATP-binding protein, with protein sequence MNNKQSDKKQGASLKSFLKLLHSTKPSYGLLAFAVALSMISTLVGLVIPMFTKNLVDGFSLASVSKLQIAGIAGAFIAQTIAGGVSIYLLNYVGQKAVAGLRDRLWRKFLVLPVAYYNDNRTGESVSRMTNDTGIIKTLISEHLASLFTGVISIVGSIAVLLYLNWQMTLVLFTVLPLSALILVPLGRQMYKISKGTQDETASFTATLSGVLSEIRLVKSSGAEQKEYEAGRTGIMNLLSFGIREGKISAMISPLVSFVFMMLLVVVIGYGGMQVSSGALTAGELVAFILYLIQIVMPLTQLTQFFTQIQKAKGASERIIETLAADEEIYEGVEEAKSAEEPIVIDDLSFGYTTGDPVLSRVSFSMLPGQVTAIVGPSGGGKTTLFSLLERFYEPQSGGIKLGAKPISTFSLRSWRKLIGYVSQESPLLSGTIADNLAYGLNREVGVEELRRAAAMAYADGFISELPHGYDTDVGERGVKLSGGQRQRIAIARALLRDPKILMLDEATASLDSQSEAVVQKALSNLMKGRTTIVIAHRLATVVNADQIIFMEKGRITGRGTHEELLREHELYREFAEQQLQLNSPVLSGGGEEKGEAKNGQNPGSGRRSAHPRIGGSLFES encoded by the coding sequence ATGAATAATAAACAATCTGACAAGAAGCAGGGGGCGTCCTTGAAGTCTTTTTTGAAGCTCCTGCACAGTACCAAGCCTTCCTATGGGCTATTGGCGTTTGCTGTTGCGCTTAGCATGATATCGACCCTGGTGGGTCTTGTGATTCCCATGTTCACCAAGAATCTGGTCGACGGCTTCTCCCTGGCTTCGGTCAGCAAGCTGCAGATTGCCGGGATTGCCGGTGCTTTTATTGCCCAGACGATTGCCGGAGGAGTCTCGATCTACCTGCTGAATTATGTCGGACAGAAGGCTGTAGCGGGACTGCGGGACCGGTTGTGGCGTAAATTTCTCGTACTGCCGGTAGCTTACTACAACGACAACCGCACCGGAGAGAGTGTCAGCCGGATGACGAACGACACAGGGATTATCAAAACCCTGATCTCAGAACATTTAGCGAGCCTGTTCACCGGGGTGATCTCTATCGTCGGCTCAATTGCCGTGCTGCTCTATCTGAACTGGCAAATGACGCTGGTGCTGTTCACCGTACTCCCGTTGTCCGCGCTGATTCTGGTGCCGCTGGGCCGGCAGATGTACAAAATCTCCAAGGGTACGCAGGACGAAACCGCATCCTTCACCGCTACGCTCAGCGGCGTTTTGTCCGAGATCCGGCTGGTGAAATCCTCCGGTGCAGAACAGAAGGAATATGAAGCCGGACGTACCGGAATCATGAACCTGTTATCCTTCGGCATCCGTGAGGGCAAAATCAGCGCCATGATCAGTCCGCTGGTCTCCTTCGTATTCATGATGCTGCTGGTGGTCGTTATCGGCTACGGCGGAATGCAGGTGTCTTCCGGCGCGCTGACGGCCGGGGAACTGGTCGCGTTCATCCTGTATTTGATTCAGATCGTGATGCCGCTGACCCAGCTGACCCAGTTCTTCACCCAGATTCAAAAGGCCAAAGGCGCTTCCGAACGGATCATAGAGACTCTTGCGGCCGATGAGGAGATTTACGAGGGGGTGGAGGAAGCCAAGAGTGCGGAAGAGCCTATTGTGATCGATGATTTAAGCTTTGGCTACACAACAGGCGACCCGGTGCTCAGCAGAGTAAGCTTCTCCATGCTGCCGGGACAGGTGACGGCAATTGTCGGACCGAGCGGCGGCGGCAAAACGACGCTTTTCTCGCTGCTGGAAAGGTTTTATGAACCGCAGAGCGGGGGGATTAAGCTGGGAGCGAAGCCGATATCGACCTTCTCTCTGCGTTCCTGGCGCAAGCTGATCGGCTATGTTTCCCAGGAAAGCCCGCTGCTCTCCGGCACGATTGCCGACAACCTCGCTTATGGCCTGAACCGTGAGGTTGGCGTGGAGGAACTGCGCCGTGCTGCGGCGATGGCTTATGCCGACGGCTTCATCAGCGAGCTTCCGCACGGCTATGATACCGATGTCGGTGAACGCGGAGTGAAGCTGTCCGGCGGACAGCGCCAGCGGATCGCCATTGCCCGGGCGCTGCTGCGTGATCCGAAGATTCTAATGCTCGACGAAGCGACCGCAAGCCTTGACAGCCAGTCGGAGGCAGTGGTGCAGAAAGCCCTGTCCAACCTGATGAAGGGACGGACGACGATTGTCATTGCGCACCGGCTGGCGACAGTTGTAAATGCGGATCAGATTATCTTTATGGAGAAGGGCCGGATTACCGGCAGGGGAACACATGAAGAACTGCTGCGGGAGCATGAGCTGTACCGGGAGTTTGCCGAACAGCAGCTGCAATTGAATTCACCGGTGCTTTCCGGCGGAGGTGAAGAGAAGGGGGAGGCGAAGAATGGCCAAAATCCTGGTAGTGGACGACGATCCGCACATCCGCGAATTGGTGGAAGTCTTTTTGAGAGCTGA
- the mobA gene encoding molybdenum cofactor guanylyltransferase, translated as MPQFSGILLSGGYSRRMGRDKALLGLGGRPVIARLADELSKVAAGPVIACGEQEREEYRFLGLTQVPDLYPGCGPLAGLHAALLQSPTEWSVVAACDLPFASAEFMRYMMSSAAEPGRDLIRNYSGGSLQIDAAVPESITGRVQPLLGLYHKRVLPVLEEALHGRRFRVMECLDALEVLYIPEAGFTGGPEPSPLYNMNTPEDYAAALELVSTPADDSSV; from the coding sequence ATGCCTCAGTTTTCGGGGATTTTGCTGTCGGGGGGATATTCCAGACGTATGGGGCGCGATAAGGCGCTGCTCGGTCTCGGCGGCAGACCGGTCATTGCCCGCCTGGCGGATGAGCTGTCCAAGGTGGCTGCAGGCCCGGTCATAGCCTGCGGGGAGCAGGAGCGGGAGGAATACCGGTTTTTGGGGCTGACCCAGGTGCCGGACCTTTATCCGGGCTGCGGCCCGCTGGCCGGGCTTCATGCGGCGCTGCTCCAATCGCCCACGGAATGGAGCGTAGTGGCTGCCTGTGATCTGCCGTTTGCTTCAGCGGAATTTATGCGGTATATGATGAGTTCGGCTGCGGAGCCCGGCCGGGATCTGATCCGCAATTATAGCGGGGGCAGCCTGCAGATAGACGCTGCGGTTCCAGAGTCCATCACCGGCCGTGTTCAGCCCCTGCTGGGGCTCTACCATAAACGTGTGCTGCCGGTTCTGGAAGAAGCGCTGCACGGGCGGCGGTTCAGAGTCATGGAATGCCTGGACGCTCTGGAGGTGCTCTATATTCCGGAAGCAGGCTTCACGGGCGGTCCGGAGCCTTCACCTTTATACAACATGAACACACCGGAGGATTATGCAGCGGCCCTGGAGCTGGTTTCCACACCGGCGGATGATTCCTCTGTTTAA
- a CDS encoding sensor histidine kinase — protein sequence MGRSRAGEIVKRVMGITIVIAGFYFSWNGGYFGLKLLEKHFNWSLTPYKSQLLTMMLQFLILFLLAGIAGLVGRLRGDERAFYIPIITAMRQISKGNFKVELENDRRYGQFGSIVEGINEMASELSRMETMRQDFISNVSHEIQSPLTSIRGFARALRDEGLSAESRAHYLDIIEAEGSRLSGLSDNLLKLSALEAESFPFERTAYRLDKQLQEMILACEPQWLDKNIDVEAELEEVTVQAVKDLLSQVWTNLLHNSIKFTPQDGMITVRLRTLDNRVEVEIKDNGIGIAEDDLPRIFERFYKVDKARSTSGGGSGLGLSLVKKIVDIHEGSITITSRPGEGTACVVVLPMQP from the coding sequence ATGGGCAGAAGCAGAGCCGGAGAGATTGTGAAAAGGGTCATGGGGATAACCATAGTCATCGCAGGCTTCTATTTTTCCTGGAACGGCGGGTATTTCGGGCTAAAGCTGCTCGAGAAGCACTTTAACTGGTCCCTTACGCCCTATAAGTCCCAATTGCTGACGATGATGCTGCAGTTTCTCATTCTGTTTCTGCTGGCCGGGATCGCGGGGCTGGTCGGACGCCTGAGAGGAGATGAACGGGCCTTTTATATCCCCATTATTACAGCGATGCGGCAAATCTCCAAGGGGAACTTCAAGGTCGAGCTGGAGAACGACCGGCGCTACGGGCAATTTGGCAGTATCGTCGAAGGCATCAACGAAATGGCCAGCGAGCTGAGCCGGATGGAAACGATGCGCCAGGACTTTATCTCCAACGTCTCACATGAGATTCAGTCCCCGCTCACCTCGATTCGCGGCTTCGCCCGCGCCCTGAGGGATGAAGGGCTGAGTGCGGAGAGCAGGGCTCATTATCTCGATATTATTGAGGCAGAGGGCAGCCGCCTCTCCGGCCTCAGCGACAATCTGCTGAAGCTGTCGGCGCTGGAGGCGGAGAGCTTTCCGTTCGAGCGCACAGCCTACCGGCTGGATAAGCAGCTCCAGGAGATGATTCTGGCTTGTGAGCCGCAGTGGCTGGACAAGAATATCGACGTCGAGGCTGAACTGGAGGAGGTAACTGTCCAAGCGGTAAAAGACCTGCTGAGTCAGGTATGGACCAACCTGCTGCATAACAGCATCAAATTCACTCCCCAGGACGGGATGATTACGGTCCGTCTGCGGACTCTGGATAACCGGGTGGAAGTCGAAATCAAGGATAACGGCATCGGGATTGCCGAGGACGACCTGCCCCGCATCTTCGAGCGTTTCTATAAGGTGGACAAAGCCAGAAGCACCAGCGGAGGCGGCAGCGGGCTTGGCTTGTCGCTGGTCAAAAAAATCGTG